CTGCGGTATATAATTCGATCAAATGATTCTCCTTTGATTCGGCCGGAAAAATCCGGATATGACTTGGATTATAGTCGTTAGGCTTCTGAGAGCCGCATTGTCGACTATGGTTTTTAGACTCTCAGTGGAATACTTTTGGAACAAATCCTTTTTATTTTTGCAAAGAACTCCGGTGATTATGCGAAAAATACGGAATGTATGATATGTCCGGACAGAAGGAGTTTGCTCAAAATTCCCAGATCGTATGCGATATTTCTCCAAGGTTGTTTATGAAGAAAATAAAAAATCGCATGCAGAATGCGGGAAACTATAAATATTCCTGAATATATAATAGTTCCCTCATGCCAACTATAAGTATGGATGTATCCGATCAGTAAGAATAAGAAAATCGGAATGTTCTCCAAATCGTTCCGGAAAACTCCGTTTGCAGTGGCGACTATCGTATGATCATCCGTTGCCGGAAATGAATTGGTGAAAAATTCAGCGTCTTCTTTCCAACGAAATGTTTTGGTTTTGATCCGGACCAAACCCTGAACGATGGAAGTGGAAAGTAATTTTAAGAACAGAAGTACTGAAACGATCGCAAAGACCTGCCAAGAAGATTCCATTCTACACTCCTGAGTGCAAAGATTGACGGAGCATAGGATCGTACTTGAATCAGATTAATGCGAGCAAAAAATAATCTTACTCGGATTTCAGTTTCTCTTTTTTGAGTCGTTTCCTGATTTCTTTTCCTCGTTTTTGGTTCTCTTCTAAAACTTTCAGAATTGTATCCACAGGAAATGCGGTGCCTTGAAACATTCTGGAAAAGACTCGGTCAGGCATATCGTACCAGCGAGCTTTTGAGGAAAGTAGAAGTTCGCCTGTCTTTTTTAGGTGTACCGTTCCTTTCGTGTACAATCTTCTGCGTCTGACCATAGTGACCCAACAACGGACTTCTATTTCTTCTCCCAAGGGACAGGCCTTATAATAACGCATATACAACTGATCGGTCATCACAAAATGACCTAAATGAAAACATAAAACTCCTTGTGCCTCATCCAATAGAGTGGCAAGGGCTCCTCCATGAGCATAACCTGGAGCGCCTTCAAAATCTTTTTCTATAGTCCAATCGAAACGGACTTCTCCGCTTGGTTCATGAAAAGGAAAGCTGGCATGTAAGCCTCTTTTATTTTCCGGTCCGCAACCGAAACAATTCTTATGATGCCAATCTTGTCCATTCTGGCTGGCTTTGATATGTTTATAAATGTCTTCCGCAGTCATCTGTATGTATTATCTTTTATCTACCATGGAAAAATCTTAAAGCACCCGAACAAGGACGAAATTCGAGATCGGACTATAACGAACAGCGTATTTGTTTTGCTCCCGAACGGATAAATAAGAAGGCCTAAATTCTTCTTCAAATCCCTTGACCGATTCTTGCCCATTTATAATCTCACTTACGTCGAGGAGAACACGATGAAGGCCGCAGTATTAGAATCCGGAAAAAGAAATTTGATCATCAAAGAGGTTCCTATCCCGGATATCGGTCCAGGCCAAGTGAAGGTAAGGATCAAAGCTTGTGGCATTTGCGGTTCGGATCTACATTTAGTATTACATGGAACCTTAAAGTGTAAACATTATCCTCAGATTCCCGGACATGAAGCGTCCGGATTAGTGGAAGAAGTGGGAGAAAATGTCACTCGTATCAAAAAAGGAGATCGAGTAGTCATCGCTGCGGGAACAAGCTGCGGTATATGTTCTCATTGTCTCGCAGGAAGAGAAAATCTTTGCAAAGAGATCGGGGTATTCGGTTTCGATAGAGAAGGTAGTTTCGCGGAATATAATATAGTAGAAGAGCGTTATCTATACCCTTTACCTGATTCTGTTCCTTTCGAGCAAGGTGCAATCTTAGCTGACGCAGTTTCCACACCTTATAATGCGATCAAGTTCCGAGGTAAAATACAAGACGGGGACACTGTCGCAGTCTTTGGATGTGGCGGACTCGGTATTCATGGAGTGGTGATCGCGAGAGCATTAACCAAAGGTAAAGTGATCGCTTTGGATGTGGACAGGGGAGCTCTTGAAAACGCCGCCGCTTATGGCGCAGACGAAATCGTAAATTTGAGAGAAGTAAAAAATCCGGGTAAAACCTTAAAGGAAATTTCCAAAGGAGGGGTGGACCTTCTCGCGGATTTTTCCGGAAGAATGACAAATATCGAAGAGTCTCTTCGCGCCATGAATCCTGGAGGAAGAATGGTGCTTGTAGGGATAGGAAGAGATCCTTTAAAGTTTTCCATCCCATTCTCCATTATTGAAAAACAGATCACGGTTGCGGGTTCTTATGGTTCGGACAGAAGGGCCATTCCTGAATTGATAGATCTTTATGTGCAGGGAAAATTGAATCTTAGTAGATCGATTACTGACGTGAGAAAATTAGAGGATATCAACGAAAGTCTTCAAGATCTGGAGGACAGAAAAGGAAATCCGATCCGATTTGTGATCTCTCCTTAATGATTCCAAAGACGAACTTTGCTTGCTATCGTATCCGCTTCTTAAATCCTAACAGATAGATAGCTGATGTTCAAAGAATATTTACAATACGTACTTTCCAGAGGACAGATCCGATTCATAGTACTCGTTAGATCCGTTTTATTTTTATTAGTTTTTAGTGCAATTCCTGCAATGCAAGCCGGGGGTGCGGTTGCGTTGGGTGGAGTCTTGATTATCCTGGGCTTACTTGGAACGTACGTAGTGAACGGATTTGTGATTCGATCCGGAATGGACCCGGAAAAGCCTGTGGAATTTTCCAAATACTTTATATTCTTACTTACATTAGCTTTGTTCTTGATCCTTTTCTTTTTGATCGTAGCTCGATTTATAGAACCTTTTTTAGGAACACAATTACAAGAATTCTTAAAAAAGCAAAGCACTGACCCGAGCACTCCGCTGCCTTCTGAATTCGTTCGATTTTATCTGATATTTGCATTTGTATTAGGGTTGATTCTACATTTGGTCCTGCCTGTACTTTTTGCCAGACTTAGTTTGATCCAAGGATTGAAGGAATTACCCAACAGTATCAAACGTTCCGACTATATCGTAGCTGCTTGGACACCGTTCGTGATCATGTTTGTTCCGGATCTTTTGATTTCTCTTATTTCCAATTCGGAAGAAATGATGGTTTCCGTTTTTGGACAAGTTTTGTTGATCGTGATCTTCTTCTTTATGCTTACCTCGGATATTTTTTTACAATATCCGACTTATTATTTGGTTCGCACAGAGAAGAAGCCTGCCGAAGGTGCGGAGAACGTTTAAGCTTTTAAGAAGCTCATAGTATCTCTTAAACTTTTTGCGATATTCAAAAGTCCCGTTGCACTACCTGCGATCTCTTCCGAGTTCGCAGCACTATTCTGAACAGTAACGGAGATATTCGAAACAGCGTTTGCAGTCTCCGAAATCGCCACCTTTTGTTCTTTGACTGAGGTTCGGATCTCTTCCGATTTAGAGTCCACTTCGTTTACAGCCGTGATGATCGTTGCCTTCTTCTCCTGTTGGACTTTCATTGTGGATACTATATTGTCCGAAGAAAATTTTATAAACGAGAGACCTTCCAGAAGTTCTGCATAAACTTTCACACAACTATCCACAAAGTTTTTGCCTGATTCAATTTCCTGGTTGCTAGTGCGGATCAGGCTTTCGATCGTTTTGGTGCTTTGGTCCGTTTGTTCCGCTAATCTTGTGATCTCTGTTGCGACTACCGCGAATCCTTTTCCGTGTTCTCCTGCTCTTGCCGCCTCTATGGCTGCGTTTAATGCGAGAAGGTTTACTTTTTCGGAAATCTCTTGGATGATCGCCGTGATTGATCTCATTTCGCCAGAACTAGATTCAATTTTTATCATACTTTCGGAAAGGCTACCCATCGTCTTTTTGCCTGCTTCCGTTTTAGTATACATATCCGAAATTTTTCCTAAAGAGTCGGAAACCGAATCTCCAACCTTAGTGATTAATGTGTCTAACTCTTTCATTTCTCCGGAAAAAGAAAGAATAAGTTTGTACTGACCTTCTGCATTCGTAGTAACTTGTTCCATACCTGCGGAGATCTCTTCTACGGAAGCAGAGATCTCTTCCACAGAAGCTGATTCGCTTTGTGCATTTTCAGAAAGATATTCACTGGATTTAGAAAGTTGTTCCGCAGCGACCAAGATGGATTCCGAAAAAGTAAGGATAGAAGAAAGCATCTCCTTTACTTTACTCTGAAAATTCCGAAACACTAAGGATAGAAGGTAAAGTTCGTCTAGATTTAAACTGTCTTCTTCCACTTCTATAGGGCTACTAAAATCTGCATCCCGAATAGAAACTCTGACCCGATTCAGACCTTTTACGAGTCGAATAGAGAAATTTATGGAAGCATAAAGAATATAAGCGAGAGTAAGTGCGGAAAGTGAGAGAAAAATCGTAAGGCTAAATGTGTACTCAGTTTCCGCTCTTTGGTAGATTCTTTCGGAGATAAGAAGCTGGACCGAGATTAACTTTTCTATATTTCCCGCTACAGGATCAATTTTGGAATACATCGTATGGTCGGCAAAATTTCCTAATCCGTCTTTATCTTTTGCAACCATCAAGGCTCTTGCTTCTTCTACACTTTTGTCCGCATCTTCAAAGAGAGGTTTTAGTTTATCAATAAGAACAGTTTCTTCGTCTACCAAATGGGTCGCAAGATACGAATTCCATTCCGACTTGATCTCCTTCATGGCCCGGTCTAGGTTTTCGATCCCTTCTTCGTAAGTGAATGCTCCGCTTCTCACTTTGTGGACACAATCCACGATGGAAATCGCATAATGATCCGAGATCGTTTTTAATTGTTTTAATGGAATTAATCTATCGTTACGGATGGTTTCTATATCGTTGATCCTAGAAGCTGAATTAATGAGAGAAAGAGCCAGAATAATTAAAAAAGGAATTAATACAGAAGAGAACAGGATCGCAAGTTTAGATTTTAAGCTTAGTCGTAAATACCATTTCATGAAAACACTCCGGGCGGGGAGTATATCACAGAATAGAACATTAATCGAGCAAATTAGAACGCTTCTTACAATTAAATGAGAAGACTGAATTTCAGACGGAAGAATTTATTTCCTAGGGGATAGTCCCTTTTTCTTTCTCTAGACAAAATCGATTTGAGTATACGAAATAGAATTTACTGTTGTGAAACAACTGTTAGTTATCTGATTTACCCGGACTTGAATCGTTGTAGCGATTGCTATAGACTTGACAGTATCTGATTAATGGCTAATGTCGGAGATCGAGCCCCTGGCTTTATATAATACAAACGTTATAAAAAGGGAGAGGCGGTAATGAGCCTTTTGAGACAAAGAATAGAAAGAGAAAAAAAATCCGGGAAACTACTACTCCATTCACTGATCCTTATATTTGCGATCAGCGGATCCGTACTATCCTTATCCGCAGCGTTTTCCTTAAAACAAATACCTGACTCTATCGGTCCGGATGGAAGAAATATCTCCAGACAGTTCTTCCAATTTTTGAAAACCGCAATCATCAAGAACAAATACGACGGAAGAGCGGAAGGTTTTCATAAATATTTAGATCGTTCCTTGGAAAGATTCGAATTAAAAAATCTGTTTAATTCTGAATACATGAACAAGGATGAAAATGGACAACATTATGTTACCTATCGTGGAAGATTTGCGAACGATGGATATAAGGTAAGTCTAGAAACTATACGAATGAAGGATGTTCCTATTCCTAGTTTCGGGGATTTTACTGCTGAGTTTGCATTAAAACATAATCCGAATCCTACTTATGGTGGGAATTCCTACTCCGGGAATTTGGACGTTCTCACTCATCTTGGACCATTCACTCATAAACATGGATTGAGTGCGATGGATTCAGGATTACATTTTTTAGATGCAAATAATCTGAAATCTATCAATGCACCTGAGACTACTTCTTTCAAAAAAATTAAGGACCCGGATGCAAGAAAGGCAATCAACGATTTTACGGAATCGTTCCCCGCACTTGCAAAGTTCATGGGTTATTATTTCGGTTTGGATTCTTTGTTGAAGGTCCAACAAGACGGCAAACTTCCAGGAGTGACCGCTTTCACGTTTGAAGGAAATATAGAACAAACCCTGATGAGAGATTATCCGGATCTAGGCGATTATCTGGACGATATTAAATATTTGGGTTTTATTAAATTAAGAATTACGAATGTTTCCGGAAGATCCCTGGCGGAATTTGCGATCGAATCCAAAACTAGAGAAATCCGTTTTAAGTTTTTTACTCTGAACGGCAAGGTGATCCCTTACGATACAAAAGGGAATTTTTATCCTCAGGAAGCGTTCACACTTAGTTCTCTTTCTGAATTTCCTTTCGTAGTAAAAGCAAGTTTAGAAGCAAACCTTTACGGTTTGGTTCTCGAGAACAACGACGTTCAATTGCTTGGTAGATTCTCTAATACCGCAACTTCCGGGATTTTGAACTTAAAAATTACTAAGATAGAAGAATTCGATGTAAGTGGTGCTTTCGGATATTTTGCTCCTTCTTGGGCCATCAATATATTCATTCCGGGAAATCTTCAGTCCATTATTTATGAGTTCACTGAAACTTTAGTAAAGGCGAATAACGGAAAAGGGACCAGCATCGTATTGAGATGGGACAGAGATTCTGCCAGAACCACGATGAAGACTCATATCGAAACGGAGTTTTTAGATAATTTTTTCATCAGATTCGGGTTGAAAATTTGGAATCATAAGGTCCTTCCGGATGAAGACGCCAAGGATGATATAAGAGCGGTACTTTCTAAAACGATTGACCTATTGTTGAAAGGGATTTAACACTTTCGGGTCGGACCTCGATCCGAAAGGGAGAATCATGCAAACAAATCAAGCCATGTCGATCGGTACTCGTGTCGTCCAAGTCTGTCTGTTTTTAGCCTCCGCCATTGCAATTTTTGGCGGAAGTTTACAGATGTATTTAGGAGAACCTACAGTCAGCGCTAGGTTGGATAATATACATAGGTTCATGGCGGGGATCTATTTATCTATGGGATTGATTTGTTTTTGGGCCGCTTATACTATTCGTATCCAAAGAAACTTGGTCTATTTGATCGCTTTGGGAATTTTTATAGCAGCGCTCGGAAGGGTGTATTCCATTTCAATTGTTGGATTGCCTGAACCTCCCGAACTTTGGATAGGCTATCTAACCCCGGAGATATTACTTCCTATTATTCTTGTGATTGCTCAATCTAAACGAAAGGAAATCCAATAAAACTAAACTTTCTTAAATGCTCGCGTGTATCTTCATGCGAGCTTGATCTTCTTGCCCTAATGTAATTTCCAAACATTCTCTTTAGCCGTGTGACCCTTAAGTCCATCAGCCATATCTTTACTCATAAGATTATCTATGGTAAAAGTATTTTTATAATGTAAATTTACTTCTTCCTTTGAGATAGAGAAAGGAGGGCCGGCGAGTTTTGTTTGATCATATTCGTATGTGATTAGAAGTTGCGGCGCATTATTCGTGATCCGAACTAAATGTGCCGAATAGAGAAGTCTAGTTTCTTGGGGAAGTGCGACTAAGGCTGCTCTATCATAAACCCCATCCACAGGACCTAGAATATCTTTAGATAAATCGAATATATCTCCCACAAAAATATCTATACTTTCTGCACTATATCGATTGAGTTTTCCAATAGGAGAAATTTTAGGCTCAACTCCTAATTCTTGAAATAATTGTTGGATTGCCAGCTCTGCAAGTTCTGCACCGGCGATTTTATATCCATTAGAAAGAAGCCAAGCTATGTCCAAAGTTTTTCCACATAATGGAATAAAGATGCGGCTATCTTTTGCCAAAGAAAGTTCTTTGAAATATTCGAGTAGGAGAGGGTTTGTTTCTCGTTCGTGGAAGGCTATATTATTATCTTTCCATTTACTTAACCAAAAGTCTTTTTCCATAACCGATCCCTCTAATCCGAACTCTGTAAATTTGTAGGAGCTCCAACTCACTGTATTAGTTTTGAAACGTTTGGCAACACTTTAGAAGAGAGAGTTGGATTGGTGAAACGATTGCCGGTGGGCGGATGCAGTGGTTGTCAAGTGAGATAGAGTTACTGCGCGGCGCGGGCGGATGGGCGAATTAACGCATAAGCCTGACAATTTGGGTGGATGTGCGAGTTTGCGCCCATGCGCGTGGATGCTGCCGCCTCTCCGAACTTTCGCCCATGCACTCAAATCCAAATGCATCTCCGAACTTTCGCAAAACCGCCGTAACATTCAAACAAATCAAAACTATCTATAACAACTTCTAATATCTCATGCCGCCCGTACTCACATTCATTTCTCTTTCCATAACAACTTCTTCCCTTCTCCTTTTATAAAATAACCATTATTTTATTCTAAACTTCCCTTGGATTTTATTCTTTTTTCCGCCAAACAATGGCTATAGGTCCTTCTCATTATTAAACGAATTATAAAAATAAAATGGAATTTTCCTTGCAAGGGATCTATTTTTGGGTCATTTAAATTGCGATGGAAATTTTTGTTTGGAAAGGTGATATTACATCCATTCAGGCCGATGTGGTAGTAAATGCTGCCAATTCTTCCCTATCGGGAGGAGGCGGAGTGGATGGAGCCATTCATAGAGTGGGTGGACCGAAGATCATGGAAGAATGTAGGATATTGAAGATCAAAAAATATCCGAACGGCCTTCCTACTGGTCAATGTGTTCTTACTTCTGGAGGGCAACTCCCTGCCAAGTATGTGATCCATGCGGTGGGCCCAGTTTGGAAAGGCGGAGATTATCAGGAGGCTTCTTTATTAGAAGCTTGTTATAGGAATATTCTGAAATTGTCTTCGGACCGTGCATTCGAGTCGATTGCTCTTCCAAGTATTAGCACAGGGATCTATGCGTATCCAAAAGAATTGGCAGCTCCAATAGCGATCAGAACTATCTTGGATCATAAGGACCAATTTCCCAGAAAGTTGATCTTTGTTTGTTTTGATCAGGAAACTAAAGATCTATATGAGGAAATTCTAAATCAATCCGGGGTTAATTTTAAAGAAGGGATTTCTTCCCTCTAATATTTTACAGGCCTATGCCTGCTGCTCCTCCGCAGGTAGTATACATGTCTTGCTTTGGACTTGTGGAGTAGGATTCGTCGGAGGTTGCCTTTCCAAAATTTTCATTAATCGTGCTATCGAATAGATTCGTATTCACACAGGATCCGGAAGAATCATTACATTGGACGTTTGCTGGAGGACTTGCTCCATTTGCTAAAGTGTTTAACCAAGTGGAAAATTTGACTCCACCACTTTTTAAAGAATACATGTCATTATATGTGGTGATAGTATGAATATCTCCCGGACCTATATAGTATCTATAATTGGTCATGGAACTTGCATCCTTCATTTTAGAAACTGCCTGCTGGGACCAATCACAAGTTGTATAATCTTTAGAACTGGAAGAATTTCCGTCGGGCACTGAACTTCCGTCGCTATCTCCATAAATGATAGAATATGATTTTCCCGCTTGGTACGGATCCGGAGTGGTTGCAGTTGAATAGGCAATAGAAGAATTATTAATCTTATTGATCTGCCCCATCACATGGTAAAAAAATCTTTGGTTTCCATCGAATAATGCCGTGTATTGTCCTAGCACATCCAATGGATATTCAGCGGCGACCTTTTTGAAAAAGTCGTTAATAGAAGGAGAACCGGTAGTCGTATAATTTGCGGTGATCCCATTTACCCAAATAGGAAGATTGGAATTAGAAAAACTAGTCCCGCTTCCGATCCCATTTGTTTCTACTCCCCAAGAACTTTCGAGCAATGGGAAAAAGGCAGGGCCAATTGTATAAGTTCCAGTCGGTACCACCGCATTGGAAGCGTCGGATAACATTCTTACTTTTGCACCTGAATCTATTGTGGTTACAGTTTCTCGAATAATCGGATAATTTAATATAGCTCCGTATCCGCCCGCACTTTGGCCAGTCACAAAAACTCTGTCCAGTTGAGAGTAAGAATTTTGGACAAATTTAAGAACGGAAATTACATTATCATAACCGTGGTGTTTGATCGTTCCGCTCGCATACGTTTTGTCCTTACTTCCTACGTGTAGATCTCCCGAACAATATGGTACAAATATAATATCATAATCTTTGAATGGATTCTCGGCTACAGTCTGGTCTATAACTCCTTTGAATAAAAGATCTAATGCAAAATCCGGCACCGTATTCAACTGGTTAAAATAAGTGACTGTATTACTTCCAAAACAGTTTGCATTATCCCAACAAGCTCCTCCTCCCATAAAATTGATCAGAAGTTTTTTATTATTCGCAGCCACTGTCTTTCTGAAAAAATAGAAGTTCACATTTCCTTCCGTACCGCTACATTTCGGATCAAATATTGCAGTATATGTGTAAGGTGTGCCTCCGTGATCCACCTGGGTGGTGAATGTCCCAGGCTCCGGAGTGATCCTGGTAAATGGGCTTGTGACCAAATCTACAATGAGTGTGGTAGTAAGAAGTTCCTGACTATCGTCTTTATCTTTGGTGCAGTATATTTGAGAAAATATTAGGAAGATCGTTAACAGTCGGATTGTCATAAAAGCCTAATACCGCCCCGTCAGACGGGCGATATCGACAATACTTTATCCCTAGTTTGTAGAATGTCAAGGACCGAAGCAGGTCTCATACAGATCTTTATCAGCGTCGAATGAGTCCTGGGAAGTGGCTCTTCCTAGGCTATCGTTCAATGAATTTGACCCGAAATTTTTATCCGTGCAAGGATGATCGCTCGTCCCGTCAGAACAATTCACCTTTGTTGGAGTTCCTACATTCGATACGATGGATTTTAGCCAGGTATTAAAGTTCACTCCGTTACTAACAAGTCCATACATTGTATCGCTTGTAGTGATTGTATGAATATCTCCTGGAGCTCTATAATAATAATAGTTAGGACCTGTTGTACCGATCATGGAATTATTTGCGTTGATCGCCCAGTTACAATTGGAAGGAGTATTAAGACCATTCTTCGGAAGATCCGCTACATCTCGAGCATCTCCCGGCCCGAAATAAGAACTGGAATCCGAATAAGAAGGATTGTTTGATTTTATAATCCCCATCACATTAAAGAACCATCTTTGGGTAGAATCGAATGCAGCAGTGTACTGTCCAACCACATCGTCTGGATATGCGGCGGTGATTTTACTCAGATAATCTTTGATAGACGGAGTTCCATTCAGATAATCGGAACCTACTACCCAGTCTGGAATATTCGGAGAGCTTCCCCATTGGGTGCCTAATATATCCGAGAAAAATCCGTCGATTACCGCACCGTTGGAAGCGTCCGCCACCAAACTCATTTTGTTAATGTTTGGAAATCTTGCACTTTCGGAGAATACTTGGCGAATATGAGGATAATTTAATATTGCTCCATATCCCCCGGCGCTTTGTCCTGCAACCACAACATCCGTAACCTGAGTATAGTTTGTTTGGACGTATTTCAAAACTGAAAGAACATTATCATGTCCTCTATGGCTATAGACGGAAGGATCCGAGGACACATAAGGATCGTCATAGGCCACATCATTCGAGCCTATATGAAGATCTCCAGTACAATACGGAATAAAAAGAACATCATAATCTTTTAATGGATTGGAGGAATTTCCCGCATCCAAAATTCCTTGGAAAGCCACCTTGATGAAAAGATCCGGTACATCATTTAAGAAATTGAAGAATGTCGTGGTATTTTTTCCGAAGCAGTTATAATTACTCCAACAAGCTCCTCCTCCCATAAAGTTGATCAGCAATTTTTTATTATTAGCCGAGGTCGTTTTTCGGAAGAAATAAAATTTAGTGTTTCCGGAATTTCCGAAACATTTCGGGGAATACGACCTACCGGATCCTGTTTGGTAGCTGGCATTTGTGTTCGGGATTAGGATGGTATCGGCATCGGGTGGGGTGATCCTTTCGTAAGGATTGTAAAGAACTTCGCCTAAGACTGCTCCTGTGAGAGCTTTCGTATTGTCCGGTTCGTCTTTTTTACATCCGAAAAAAAGTATTGGAATCAAAAAAAGAAGAGATAGGTTCTTAGCCTGCATTCGTATTATCCCCGTTCTAACAAAACAGTCGAAATGTTTATATATTTCCCATTTAGACTGACGCATATCCCCAAACATTCAAGTTCTTTTCATTGTCGAAGAAAAAGAAAGATTTGAGTACTAGGAGCGAACCCAGAAACTGGAATCGGTCCGATTATTTTTAAAACCGAAGGTGAAACGTGGATCTTTTTGATGATATGGGTGATGTTGAAGGAAGTATCGTACCGGTAGATTCCATTCTTCCTCCCGAATTATTTCTGGTGCCGATCAAGACCAGGCCTGTATTTCCCGGGATCATCACTCCTCTGATCGTTCCGGGGGGCAAATTTGCAAAGGCCGTGGACGAGGCTTTAAAAGGTAATTCTTTCATCGGACTTGTTCTTCTTAAGGATGAGGAGAATGAAAAGAAAACGGAAGAGAATATTTACGATTTCGGTGTGGTGGCCAAAATATTGAAGAAGGTGAATCTTCCTGATGGTGCCGTAAATATTCTGATCAATACTGTCCGCAGATTTAAGGTGGAATCATTTTCTTCCGTAGAACCTTTGATGATCGCAAAAGTGAGCTATCCGGAAGAAGAACCCGGTGCTTCTAAAAATACGATCAAAGCAATGATGAGAACTCTTCTTATTATGACCAGGGAACTTGCTCAGAATAATCCTCTCTTTACGGAAGAGATGAAGCTTACCATGCTGAATGTGAACGAGCCAGGTAAGATGGCGGACTTTGTATGCAGTATTTTGAATATTGAAAAAGAAGATTATCAATCCGTAATAGAATCTGTGAATCTAAAGGATAGGATTGAAAAAGTTCTACTCTACCTGAAAAAGGAAATCGATCTTGTTAGTCTCCAAAGAGAAATTCAGGAGAATATCCAGGATAAAATTGATAAACAACAAAGACAGTTTTTCTTAAGAGAACAGTTGAAAGCCATTCAGGCTGAACTCGGCCAGAAAGAAGGAAAGTACGAGAAGAAGTACGAAAAATTCTTAGAAAGACTGAAAGGTATTCCTGCCGATCCGGAAGTGATAGAAGAAGTAGAAAGAGAGATGGATAAGTTTTTCTATACGGATCAGAATACTGCGGATTATAATGTAGTCCGAAACTATTTGGATATTATGGAAAGTCTTCCTTGGGAAGCCGCTCCTTCAAGGGAAATTGATTTAGATAAAGCTAGAAAGACCTTAGATAAAGATCATTATAAACTGGATGATGTGAAAGAAAGGATTCTGGAATTTTTGGCAGTGAAGAAGTTGAAGCCGACAGAAAAAGGTTCTATTCTTCTTTTGGTAGGACCCCCTGGAGTTGGAAAAACTTCTATCGCAAAGTCTATCGCAGAAGCCATGGGCAGAAAATTTTTTAGATTTTCCG
This genomic stretch from Leptospira neocaledonica harbors:
- a CDS encoding PaaI family thioesterase, with protein sequence MTAEDIYKHIKASQNGQDWHHKNCFGCGPENKRGLHASFPFHEPSGEVRFDWTIEKDFEGAPGYAHGGALATLLDEAQGVLCFHLGHFVMTDQLYMRYYKACPLGEEIEVRCWVTMVRRRRLYTKGTVHLKKTGELLLSSKARWYDMPDRVFSRMFQGTAFPVDTILKVLEENQKRGKEIRKRLKKEKLKSE
- the tmpT gene encoding thiopurine S-methyltransferase yields the protein MEKDFWLSKWKDNNIAFHERETNPLLLEYFKELSLAKDSRIFIPLCGKTLDIAWLLSNGYKIAGAELAELAIQQLFQELGVEPKISPIGKLNRYSAESIDIFVGDIFDLSKDILGPVDGVYDRAALVALPQETRLLYSAHLVRITNNAPQLLITYEYDQTKLAGPPFSISKEEVNLHYKNTFTIDNLMSKDMADGLKGHTAKENVWKLH
- a CDS encoding MAPEG family protein encodes the protein MESSWQVFAIVSVLLFLKLLSTSIVQGLVRIKTKTFRWKEDAEFFTNSFPATDDHTIVATANGVFRNDLENIPIFLFLLIGYIHTYSWHEGTIIYSGIFIVSRILHAIFYFLHKQPWRNIAYDLGILSKLLLSGHIIHSVFFA
- a CDS encoding DUF4345 domain-containing protein codes for the protein MQTNQAMSIGTRVVQVCLFLASAIAIFGGSLQMYLGEPTVSARLDNIHRFMAGIYLSMGLICFWAAYTIRIQRNLVYLIALGIFIAALGRVYSISIVGLPEPPELWIGYLTPEILLPIILVIAQSKRKEIQ
- a CDS encoding O-acetyl-ADP-ribose deacetylase — translated: MEIFVWKGDITSIQADVVVNAANSSLSGGGGVDGAIHRVGGPKIMEECRILKIKKYPNGLPTGQCVLTSGGQLPAKYVIHAVGPVWKGGDYQEASLLEACYRNILKLSSDRAFESIALPSISTGIYAYPKELAAPIAIRTILDHKDQFPRKLIFVCFDQETKDLYEEILNQSGVNFKEGISSL
- a CDS encoding methyl-accepting chemotaxis protein, with translation MKWYLRLSLKSKLAILFSSVLIPFLIILALSLINSASRINDIETIRNDRLIPLKQLKTISDHYAISIVDCVHKVRSGAFTYEEGIENLDRAMKEIKSEWNSYLATHLVDEETVLIDKLKPLFEDADKSVEEARALMVAKDKDGLGNFADHTMYSKIDPVAGNIEKLISVQLLISERIYQRAETEYTFSLTIFLSLSALTLAYILYASINFSIRLVKGLNRVRVSIRDADFSSPIEVEEDSLNLDELYLLSLVFRNFQSKVKEMLSSILTFSESILVAAEQLSKSSEYLSENAQSESASVEEISASVEEISAGMEQVTTNAEGQYKLILSFSGEMKELDTLITKVGDSVSDSLGKISDMYTKTEAGKKTMGSLSESMIKIESSSGEMRSITAIIQEISEKVNLLALNAAIEAARAGEHGKGFAVVATEITRLAEQTDQSTKTIESLIRTSNQEIESGKNFVDSCVKVYAELLEGLSFIKFSSDNIVSTMKVQQEKKATIITAVNEVDSKSEEIRTSVKEQKVAISETANAVSNISVTVQNSAANSEEIAGSATGLLNIAKSLRDTMSFLKA
- a CDS encoding zinc-binding dehydrogenase, which encodes MKAAVLESGKRNLIIKEVPIPDIGPGQVKVRIKACGICGSDLHLVLHGTLKCKHYPQIPGHEASGLVEEVGENVTRIKKGDRVVIAAGTSCGICSHCLAGRENLCKEIGVFGFDREGSFAEYNIVEERYLYPLPDSVPFEQGAILADAVSTPYNAIKFRGKIQDGDTVAVFGCGGLGIHGVVIARALTKGKVIALDVDRGALENAAAYGADEIVNLREVKNPGKTLKEISKGGVDLLADFSGRMTNIEESLRAMNPGGRMVLVGIGRDPLKFSIPFSIIEKQITVAGSYGSDRRAIPELIDLYVQGKLNLSRSITDVRKLEDINESLQDLEDRKGNPIRFVISP